Genomic segment of Prionailurus viverrinus isolate Anna chromosome B4, UM_Priviv_1.0, whole genome shotgun sequence:
ccattcatgctctgtctctctctgtctcaaaaataaagaaacattaaaaaaaagaaattatcggGTCTCGGTTTGGGGCATGCTACACTGGGGGTACCCATTAGACATCTGAAAGGCAGTGCTGAGTGACCCGCCTGGGAGTTCAGGAGAGAGGTCCGTCAGGACTAGAGTCATAAGCTCTACGGATTACACTCTACCCTCTTAGAGTCACTGAAGACACTCACATgcaactttggaaaacaatgacTGTATCCAAAATACTGGAACAGTATTAAAGAAAGTCAAGTTAAAAAATTTACCCATATCCTGCCACCCGAAAAAAAGCTGCTTTCATTTCTCtacatttccttctgtttttgccCACAGGCATATACATAATGTTATAATGTTGTAACCATAGCATAGATACAATTTCACATTCTACTTTTTTCTCACTTAACACCATCccataaatattttcctaagaGGCCCTCCCATATGTGTTTCTTGGGGATTAAAAAAGCCAACAAAATGCTGGGATCTCTGGGAAACAGTTCAGAAACAAAAGTCGAAAATCTTTCTTTGCTACAAAATTTGGTGCCCCTGCAGTTGGCATTGTGCTTACTGTAATTTTCATGAACAATGACTGTCTGTGGAGGTGACTTTGAGCTGGGAGCTGAATGATGAGAGCTGGCCACACACCCATTCTGGCCAAGGGCACcccaggaagagggaacagcatgtgctagGAGGCAACAGGAAAGTACATGCATGTAGGTTGCATGAAGGTTGCTGGCAGATTCATTTCAACTGgcaattaaatagaaatttatctttgtaaaaaccttaaaatcttttaaactGCAGAACAGGGGGTACATCCTTGGTCTGGGATTCTCCGCAGAGGAATAAGAAGCCAAATGGAATAACCTAGAACATAGTGAACCCTAGTAGATACAGTGGTTCTTAAAggttctctgggcctcagactaCACACAAACTCTACATGAAtctgatttgttcattcatcccAGTCCCTGAGCCAGGACTGGAGTCCAGttccttcattttatagaaaaggccGAGGGCCCAAAGATGGTAAATGATTTGGCCAAATTATTCAGCCACTTTATAGAGTTTTAACTAGGGTTGAATTAGCTCTGCCCTCTACTTGTTagactctaaaaaacaaaacacgatTCCATCCACACCACTCTATTGTTGACAAAGTCATTTGTTAGCTTGGGAATGCCTCCCTCCACCCGCCCCTACTTCCTGGCTCACCTGCCTATCATTTGCATAGTTACTTACTCAAAAGCAGGAAAATTATTGAGAGAATCATTCCTGCCTGACTCCTGCCTGTCCGGGAAGGCAGGAAGCTGGTTTACGTTTCCTCCTAGGGCCAGCAGGGGGGACACCAGGCAAGGTTTGTGAGCCGGCCTCCCCCAcgcctcctcccccttcctcgcCCAACTTCCCCTTAGCCCCTGCTTCAACTGAAAGTGGCCATTGACCTTTCAAGCTTTTGAGCAGTGATGCAATAGAAtagtatttcaaagaaaaatggtTATCGAAATTTGGGATCCGGTTTTCCCGTGAGTGctaatggttttttaaaagtaggtCACACTTTGGAGGCGGGCATGCAGGCGAGGAGCTGAGTTCCAACGGAGTCCAGGTGGCCTCCAATcgggtgggaggaggtgagggtcTCCGGGCAGGGGAGTGACTAGATCTTTCCGAATTTCCAGTCCCTGGGCGCTAGCCCTGCGGGAGAAATCGCCAAGACGAGAGCTCTCGGGACTGCAAGGCACCGAGGCCGGCGGTCCAGCACGACCCGGGAGCGTAGGTAAGGGCGCCCCTTCAGCAGTCAGAGCAGGTGAGCGGGGTCTGCCAGCGGAAGGAGACAGTGGGGCCGTGTAGACAacgaagagagggaggaggggaagggggaggaggggaggaggagcccGGCTGGGCTGCTGCCGGAGACTTGAGAGCAGGAGCGCCTGGGGGAGGAGACTGAGAGCAGCTAGCGCCGCTTAAGGAGGCACCGCTCTCAGCTCGCTGGCCGCCTTCTAGGACCTGGGCGAGGGCACAGCCTTCGGTCCGCTCCCTCTGGCTCTCGGTGGGGAGCGCGGGGGCCTGGATCGgggcctctcccacccccattaaTGTGCCGTAGAGCGAGAGGGGCCGTTTTCGGGGACCCCCAGCCTCTCCCGCATCCCTTTCACAAAATGTGCAGTTGGGAGGGTCACGTCGAGAAGGCGCGGAGCGGGTGGGAAAGACAGAGCCCCGCGGCTGGGCGAGGATATCGCTTGGTCATCAGACCCCCGCGCACAGCTGACACGGTGGGGGTCAGGCTCCGGCCGCCGAAGCGGGGACGGCGGTGGCGGTGGGGCTTGTGCGCGCCTCGGAGCACTGCGGTCAGAGGCGGGCGGACTCCTAGGCAGCCGCGCCGCCCGGCACCGCAACGAGCGCTATGAACCCGCCTCCCCTGAAGCCTGCGCATTAGCGCCGGAGCCTCTTTAAAGCAGGAGCGGGGGCCGCGGTCACGTGAGACGGATTCCTGGAAAGTTCCTGGAAAGCGGCCTCCGCAGCAGCCGGGAGGGGCGCACTGAGAGCGCGGacaggggagggaggcggggagctAGGGAGGCGCGCGGGGCTGGGAAGTCGCGCGCACACCCGACTCCGGGGACAGACGTTTAACTCTTGCCATGTCTGGCCGCCGCCACCGCGGCTCACGGGCCTTGGGCTTCCCTTGAAGCATGAACCTCCTCGCCCGCCGCAACCGGCGCTGCGCGGGCCGCGGACAGTGCGCCCCCGGGCCCGGTGCGCACAGGCTCAGGATCCCCTGCGCCCGCAGCCCGGGCGCCGGAGGAGCTCGGCCGGGGGTTGGCGGCAGGTACTGGTCCCGGGAGCCCGAAGGCTCCTCCCCATGGAGGGTCGCCGGGGAGGGCACGGGGCGCGGCTGCGAGCGCCGGGCGGCCTTGGCTTCCGCAGTTCAGAGCGGCCAGGGAGAGAGTCCGAGCTTCGGCTCTGCCCCGCGGCCGGGCGCTACTGCCTGCTTTCTTCGGCTCCTTCTAGGCGTCGGGAAGTCTCCGGAGTTTACTCCCCCGCCCCAAACAGCCATCCAAATTAATAATCCTCCTAATAACCTGATCTGCCGCTCCTCCCCACCCGCCTGCCTCCCGCCCtagttccttcctcctccctctcttcttcccacctcctTGGTCGCAGCCGGAGGGAAAGCCAGCAGCTGCCCAGGGTGGGGGATTTCAGAGCCCGGGGGTTCTAGGCGAAGATCCCCTGGGCTTTTGTCTGCCCTCTGCGCAGAGAACTCTGGCTAGTGCGGAGCGCATCCCCAGGCATCTCGTTCCCAAATTAAAAGTCAACTGGGGAAACTCGGGCAGAaacccctcctctccctggcccctcccGACTCCCCCGCCCCATGTCCGCTGGGGAGGCTGCCTGGTGTGGACGCTGCGGCCGAGGCCGAGGTAAGGGCTCGGCGTTCGTTGTCTTGCACGTCCAGCGGCGCTCGCAGCCGCCTGTTCTGCCCCGGCCCGGGTcccggctccgggctccgagccccCGCGAGGGCTGCGCGCTTGGGCCGATTCCTCGACAGCGCCCGCGGCGGCtgcagcagccgccgccgcccggccaCTAGAGGGGCAGCCACGGAGCCCGGGGAGCCCCCCAACTCTGCCCCAAGCGGGCGCTGGGGAGCGGGCAGAGAGGAGCCAGGCAGCCTCCCGGCGGGGGTGCGGCAGCTCGCGCACCTTGGCGCCCCGGGCTGGCGGCTCAGGGTGCTTCGTCCCGGGGCCCCCGGGCTGTGCGGGGTGTGAGATAGAGGGGTGCCAATTTGGGGATAtctcctgttctttcctttgcGATTTTTCTGCTTGTCCTTGACTAGGGCCTATTTACCACCATACCCGCAGGTGACTGGTCTTTGCTAGTCTGCGATTTCAGCTAGTAGCCCTGGGCGGGAAGACACCCTGTTCCCCACCCTcatcctgtccctccccctccccctctgcaaCTCCGGCGTCTTGGATCGCTGCTCTCTCTTTTATCCTCCTTTCTCTACAGCTGGGCCGGGGCAGTCACTGGATGCTTGGGGTTAAATGGTGCGGGAGGATAGACGCGGAGGAGTCCCCGGGATTTTCCACGTCTACCTTCCCACCCACAATCCCGGACGCAGGGGTCCAATTTGGACCGACCCAAGCCCATACTTTCTTTTTTGCAGGCAAACTGTGGGTGACCGCGCCTGCGGGGGACTTTGCCATCCGTCCACTGGGACCTGGGGAGGAGAAGCCAGAagcctcccatcccctccccctccaccaatTCGGATACCCCGCAGAGGCTTGCTTTGGGGTTCTCACTGATTTCCAAGAAGGACGCGTGCCCCTCTCTGATCCCAGCGCGGGCGGCCACCTGTCTTTGCCGCGGTGACCCCTCTCCCATGACCCTGCGGTGCCTCGAGTCCTCCGGGAATGGCGCGGAAGGGACGCAGAGCCAGTGGGGGACCGCGGGGTCCGCGGAAGAGCCGTCCCCGGAGGCGGCGCGTCTGGCGAAGGCCCTACGGGAGCTCAGTCAAACAGGTAGGGAGCCGACCAGCCGCGACGCGCGCGAGAAGGGTCGCTTCCCCAAAGACGCGGTTGGGGGTTTTGCTGACGCGGAGCGCGGCTAGGAAGCGGGGCCGCGGTGCGGAGCGAAGAATGGGATTGAACTGCAGCCCCTCGCCTCCCGTCCCCGCCTCAGGGCGGGGGCCCGCGGAGAGGATGTCCGCACGGCCCTGGATCCTTGGGAATGCGAAAGAAAAGTGGTTCTCGGGGGACCCAGAGGCCTAGGGGTGGGCAGAACGCGAGAAGGGCTGCTTGGAAATAGCCTCTAAGGGAGCTGGAGCCTTCAGCTGTTTGCCGCAGCTGCTCAGGGGTCGGTACACGGGCTTGAACCCTAGCGGGAGAAAGAGCCAGGCGCCTCCCTTTCCGCGGGGAACGAGGGCGGCCAGTGGGCGCTGCGCTGCCCGCAGTTTCAGCCGCATCCGGCTTCCGAGCCGAGCCGCCGCTGCAGCCCGGGACCTTGGCGGCCAAGTTCCAAGGACTGATTGCCGCGCGGGCGGCTGCAGCAGGGCCGGGAGGAAGGCGGCCAGCGAAGCCCCTTGCAGAGCGCGGCCTTGAGGGGCTGCGCGTCCAGGGTTATTGCTTGGTTCAAGCGCAGTCCTGCGCTTTGCGTGGCCCGCCGTCGTCTCTCGGCGTCTGAAAGAAgagaagattgaaaaaaaaaaaaaaaaatctggcaaacCACGCAAGCTTTCAAAATCTGAATCCCAAAAGCTTACGTTTGGGGCAAAATTGAAGTTTTGGTAGCACTAGAGAGAGGGAAAAGTCATTTGCGGTTCGGTCTTTGAGTGTGGACCACCGACTTTCCCTCAGCGGGGCGGACCAGGCTGATTGCAGGTATCCGAgcaatttggggggtgggggatgggggatggggtggaAGAGCGCATTGTTCAGACTTCTTATGCAGAATGGCTCGAAGTGATTTTTGAAAACGAGATGGGCCCCGGGATGGTGCAGGCAGATGAAATGGAGAATGCTGGGGAGACGGAAGGTTGTGATGGGATTTGGATTAGGGCAAAGTCCAAAGGAGGTGCGGATTGTAAACTTGAATTACTTCTTATCAGTTGGGGTTTCCCTCATTTCTCAGTGGCTGATATGGTAGTTGTAACCAAAGCAACAAACAGAAGCTGTTGTAGTAGAACCGCGcttcaaaaacaaggaaatagcAGTACTTTCCAAGGTCTCTGAACAGAGTTTCTGCCATGAACggatttggggagggagggagagggtggtcGCGAGTCTTCCAAGAAGTTTTGGGATTACAAAACTGCTGGGATTACAGGAGTTGGGGTTTCCACCTTTGTAAGGGCACGCCTTTTATTTCTAACTTCCGAGTTACTTCTAATTTACTTTGATTTCACTTGAACGGTGCTAGAAGCATCATGCTTTCTCAGCCAGTGTGTCCTATGGCAAAAATCTGTGTCCTTCGGAGAAAATCTCAAGAGAGTTTAAAGGGCTACCGAACgttactttttaaagaagaaaactggcTCACAGTTTGTGTTCATAAAACGGACCCACATTTTCATTAGATGTCTACCTAAGATATTTATGGTAGTCTCTGGTAAACTGTCACACACTTCTCTTTAGAGCTGGAAAAATTGTTGCCAAGTATTTGCCCTATTTAAGAAATTCTGTATAATAACTATTTtaccctctcttctttttcttcttgaacgGAAACCCCAGGTTGGTACTGGGGAAGTATGACTGTTAATGAAgccaaagagaaattaaaagaggCACCAGAAGGAACTTTCTTGATTAGAGATAGCTCGCACTCAGACTACCTACTAACAATATCTGTTAAAACATCAGCTGGACCAACTAATCTGCGAATCGAATACCAAGATGGGAAATTCAGGTTGGACTCGATCATATGTGTCAAATCCAAGCTTAAACAGTTTGACAGTGTGGTTCATCTGATCGACTACTACGTTCAGATGTGCAAGGATAAGCGGACAGGCCCAGAAGCGCCCCGGAACGGCACCGTTCACCTTTATCTGACCAAACCGCTCTACACATCAGCCCCGCCTCTGCAGCATCTCTGTAGACTCACCATTAACAAATGCACCGGCACCATCTGGGGACTGCCTTTACCAACAAGACTAAAAGATTACTTGGAAGAATATAAATTCCAGGTAtaagtgtttctctttttctaaacatGCCTCCCATAGAGTATCTCCGAATGCagctatgtatttaaaaaaaaaaaaaaaaggaaccaaaactTGAGTCACTACTCTGGATAACTACTCGGAATTCTAAAAACAGCTGAAGTCCATCTAACTTAAACGTGTGACGAGGTAGCTAGGTATTTAAAGTTTCCCCCAAATGTTTTCACCGGAGTAATGCTTCCTTTCCTAAGGCTGACCAAGACCAGCTGAtccttttaagttaaaaataaaatgtcctgaGTAGAGGCTGAAGGAACATTTTATCAGAATGCCTTGCCTTCCCAGGGTTCCTGTTTGTTAGGAGAAGGCCCAGACCCTGGCGGTAGAGCGAGAACTCCGTGCAGGAGCACTGAAGAAGTCGAAGGAAAAAACTGACGCAGGCTTAGCTTTAATTTTACGTGCCTGGTGATCAGAGTCTACTTTAGGACGTTTTCTGTTTTTGCGTTCTTGATGTACCTAGGAGTTTTGTTAAACAGATCCTGCTTGTGAGTATTTATCCTCCTTTTTATGCAATTAACCAAATCAACCAAAAAAGTGACCATGAAATCCTGTATTTGACTTTTTACTACATGTATGAACTCTCTCATGTGAATGAGTACTGTAGTAATCCATTTTAAGGGAGccttatttcagaaatatttcaaactGGTGCAAACGGAAAAgactttgtcttttcctttaagGCTAAAGAATGTCGTGCTATACAGGTGCAACTCAATCCCTGTTAATAAAACCATGTAGATACAGACATTTTATCCTTTGAAGTAGCTGTATCCCAACCTGTTGCCATTGACTTTTGGGAAACAGCTTTAGAAATTTCCAAGTTGTCCTTGAATTGTCTGACCACGGACATCAGCACTTGGTCTCCCTTCTACCATGTAGAATACTTCGACTTAATTTTCTTCCAGAGATAGGGGGATACTTGcctgtttttcaaagtgtttatttACTGCTGTTACTATTTGATtagaatgtattaaataaaaatacttgactTTTACAAGTTGCACTTGTTACTTTGAATTGTAGGGAACATACACGTTCCTGGTACTAGCCAGTTGTCGTAAAAACGTCTGTCATGTGACATCAACCAACCACTCAGCAAGAGGTAGCACGTGACTTACCCTTCCCTAAAGTTATGGGCGGCATTTGCCCTTTGCATTTGGCAGGCGTGGCTTAGAAAGTACAAGTGCCTTCGAGCAGCCTGGTTTTTTACCGATTGAATAAGCTAACACTAACGCCCTGTGTGTTTCCCCAAAAAATGGTTTAGAAACTACAAAAACTGTGACGTATCCTGGTCTTTTATGGGTTGATAGGCATAACACAcaataaaaattcaaagttttaTGGCTATTTACTTTTTGCCACCACCTCATGACCGTTGCAGATGTAGAGCCCAGACAGTATTCATTTGGCcgtctctaaaaagaaaaaaaaaaatgccctgcTTGGTTACATTCTTTGGCGTGTCACTGGCAAAGTGAGTGTCGTATGTCTTGTGTGCCCCAAGTGAATTATAAAACTCAGTTATAAATTATAGTAAAACCCGCATATCCCTCgtcatgaaaatatttgtattttcatgaaGCTCTTGAAAAACGGTTTTGGGCCTAGAAGGAAAACAGAACCATGCACAGCCAAACAGCAAAGATGGCTAGGTGTGCCTTATGAAGAATTTACTTGTAGCCTAAAATTTAGAGAAGAGCTCTACTTTTAGGGGCTGGTCTAGATGTGGACTTTTTCATTAGGATGTTTAGATTCTGTGCCttatttcccacccccccccccccccccccacacacacacactaaacggTTAGTGTGGGGTATTTGACTTTTCTGGCAAAACTTCCACATGATCAATGTCCGGGGCTTTGGACTTTCTATAAGGTCTTTTGCATTTCTGTTCCCATTGGTTCAAACTCTCTGATGCCTCTTGATGTTGAGAGTTGGACGGGACTGCTGGGGTATGAACGAGCACACGGAATTGTGGAAAGTTCTTGGCGTTACTACTAGCAGGTGACTGACTATGAGAACACCAGAGGCTAGCCAAGATCTCTAGAGTGTGCCGTGGAACGATTACCTTACGTTTCAGTCTTCCCTATTCCAAGTAAGTTGATAAGCATCAGGAGATAGTCCTTTTTTTAGtgggggcaggtgtgtgtgtgtgtggtggttcgctgtgggtttttttttaaacatcatttatttagttcttgcTCAGctctttacatgcattatctcatttaatcttgacACCGACCGTATGAGCAAAGTTCAGTGATTTGCAGGAGGTCCGACTTACAATTTGTGAGTGAGGAGGCATTCCAGGAATATCCTAGCGCTTTTTATTCCTGGAGAGGAATTATGAAGAGCAAAGTGCTGCTATTTCTACATTGATCCAGACAAACAAGTTACAACAGGCTATAAAAGGAACCCTCAGCCTTTTCACTGCTGCCCCAACTGGAAAAGTACAGGTACCTTAATTAATGTCCTCTGTGGGATTTGAATCACCTTGGCCCAGTAGTTTTTTTCCTGGTGTAGGGGTGAGGAAGgggttaacttaaaaaaaatttttttttaagtgtttgtttatttttgagagacacagagagagcatgagcaggtgaggggcagagaaagagtaagACACAagacccgaagcaggctcgacgctctgagctgtcagcacagagccccactcagggctcgaacccacagaccgtgaggtcgtgacctgagctgaagtcggacacttaaccgactgagccacccaggtgccccttagattttttttaagttttatttattttgcgagagagcgagagcatgaaggggagagaatcccaagcagactccgtgctgtcagcatgaagcccgacttggggctagaactcacaaaccaaaccttgagatcatgacctgagtggaaatcaagagttggatgcttaattgactgagctacccaggtgccccgagggttAACTATTTTGCTTGGTTGTGGGCAAATGATGCCAGTTACCAATTATTGgtagccccattttatagatgggcaAACGGAAAAGGTGAAGGTACACTTGACTAAGTTATCCTCAATGGAGCCAGGAAGAAAGCCGGTATTCTCTCCCTATGGAGGCACTTTGGGCCTTTAGTGAGGGTCTGTACTATTGTTTTTACTGTTGAAGAACAGAGTACACGAACTTCTAAATCTCCATGGACTTAAGATATTTTGATGTGAGTTTCCACTCTGAGCAGATTTGAGGCAGAGGGGTTTTTATTCCATTGTAGTGGGCACTAGGGACTGCTTCTTAGGGACTTGGGTTTTAGTTTTTAGAGCTTTGAGTGGTGGAGAAAAAGTTCAACTTAGGAGCTGAGAGTTCTTTTTTGGCATGTCAGTAAGAAAGTCTTGACTTTATAGTAATTATGTAATCCAAATAGGTAACAGAATGGGACAGTTGTTTGGAGTGTTTATTTTCttgggaaggattttttttttctgcttttagaaaATTGTACCCTGGTAGGCGGGTAGGAGACAGAGACGTCATGAAGTAATCCAAGGGATGGAATGTCCTGAGACCAGGCCGTGCCCTTCTCGGTTGTCGGTTTTAGGCACAGGATAGTGGGGGTTGAGTGGCTGTGGTTCCATGTAACAGCTGGGCTGAGGCCTGTCTTGCCTCTGTGGTCATGGTCTCAGTTCTGTGTTTTGGAGCAAAAAAGGGTTATCGTTCATCCTAGACCTTTCATTTACTAAGAGGCCTGTAACGTCTCCCGATGGTTTATTTCCTAGAATTTTGAAACGTGAAATCACCGTTCAGATCACAGAGTTTAGTTCCAGCGTTTCACTGAAGAGAATTTTCAGACCCAGGGAGGTCAACAGATCTGAGCGTACCTGTGCGTGCGTGGGCACACACGCAGTTCAGCAAATCGACGGTGGACTTGGTATTTGTGCCCGGATAGTCTGGCCTTGGGCTCAGTGTTCATAAAAGCTGTACCTTTCCACCCCGCGTGTGCAAGCCCTACAGTGCTTTTAACATCACGTTCTTCTTCCTCTGAAAATTTGGAGAGCAGGCCTTTGGAATGCCATGCGGTGTAATAACTAGTTCTCGGCTCTGTCCACCCCACCCTGGGGCATCCACCCTTGCTGGTCTTCGTGACGTCTCAATCCACGTTAGAGTTGTGTGTTAACTTTAACTCCTCAACGCTTCTAATCTATTTGCTGTTTGAAGATCGAAAACCTGCCATCCATGTTGTTTTATGATCTCATTTCTGCCTCTGCCAGATGTGACTCACACACAGTCGTGGGTGCCCGGGTCACTGCCCACCCTCCTGTCCTCACCAGTGGAGCCCATTCTTTCCTTTGTCCGCTCATGGGCATAATGGCACAGTTAATTCCTGCCTTACTTTCTGCCCTCTGTGCCATAAATTTGCCCTTTTAGCTCATTTGACACAGCCCTGCCCAGCCTTATTTACTCCAGTGAAAGAGGGTAATTATATTCTCCTTGAGTTGGGTAATTTCGAATACCTGGAGATTAAATCTGTCTCCAGCCTCTCTCTGATTCCTTTCAGGTTGTGAAACAGGTAGCCAGCCCTAAATGCACACTTGTTACGTGCatgtgtttgttattattttcttaatgtcaaATCCTGGAGGCTCCTTTACTGTTAAATTGCACTTCATTTGAACAGAGTGGGAGTgccttccatccctcccttctcGTCTCCTTGAGAATGAGTCTGTGATAGTTGTGTTTCTTTCCTCCTGCGGAGGCATATCTTTTCTTGTATTCTCACTCACCTTCACatagttttgatttttctaatgtttccTCTGTGTGGCTTGAGTTCAGGGTGCTTAACTTTAGTACTGAAGTAAAGCAACAGCTGTTGCCACCGTAGCCTCTAAAAGCCCCGGAATCCCGAATGCCTAGACAGTAAGTAAGCTGAAATCACGGAGCAGGGCTAGGGTGTTCCTTCAGGAGCTCGGGATCAGACGAAGTGTGGTTACAGAGAATGGGGTTCACATCAAAAGACATTTGCTGAGCCATAAAAAGAAAACCGCTTTTATAGACAAGCCTTACTCGGAACTGCACCCTCTACTTCCCCTGGAGGTCAGGAGCACATTTTGTGACGTGTTATTCAGGGGGGTGCCGCCTCCCTTACAAACACTGGGAGGGGGAAGGCAATGTGGCCAGTGCCTTCCTCTTCTGTCAAAGCATAAATACCACCCAGGGAACACCTTTCCTACAGCTGAGAGAGTGGGACTTCATCACAGAACTTCATAAAACTTTTCCATGTCGCCCCGGTTTCTCACCATGTTaagataaaaatgtatgttttgctGAACAGTTTTCCCTTATTAGTTTGGTATGTTTTTTCCTGTTGAGATTTGGGTCCAGAAAGCTGCTGTGATCTGTaactttcagaaaaatattttccctgcTGTTTCTACCCAGAGAAGTCCCATTTTCATATCCCCTCTGCCATCTCGATGAACGCGACCTTTCTTAGGTTTCCAGCATAGCTGCTTTCTCCCCATTTCTGTTTCCAGGTTGCGGCCGTCAAGTCGATATTCGGTCAGAAAGTGTGTTCGTGTTTTGCGCATTTGATTAGGGTACCTGTCTTCGCTCCTCTGCAGGAATccggggcagagagaaggggggtaGTAGAAACCTATGAACATATCGTAGCTAATAGTTTTGACCTTCCACCCCATTCAATCTCCTTTGCTAGAACCACTGACAGAAAAATTAGTTGCCTCTCTGATCTATTTTCCTTGTCCATCAGGCAGTGAGGATGCTAATAAACAACAGAGTAACTAAAACGATGGCAGGAATGAGAAAACTAAGAGGGATGGAGAATCCGTGGCCGGCTGAGGGCTCCtgagagccagttgttaaacacaGCCGTGACTTCTTACCCACCGTCTAGTTGCTGGCTTCCAGCTGGGTCAGTTACCGCTGACCAATCAAGGTTCCCAAGGCAGATGACTCTCATTCTGATGTAGGGTCAGAAGATAGATAGTAGCCAGACGAGATGTCACAATCCCTCTGTCACTCACTTTGCTTCATCCcctcatgtaggcattttatcatctcccatcatcacaagaagggtgagtacagtaagatattttgagagagactacaTTCACATAAacttattacagtatattgttgtAATTGTTCTATGTTATTGCttatctcttactgtgcctagtGTATAAATTAAACTTGATCATAGGAATGTATGGATAAGAAAAACCTGGTATATATATGGGGTTTGGTATTACCCgcgtttcaggcatccactggccATCTTGGAATACATCCCCTGTGGATAAAGGTGGGTGGGGGCGAACCACTATACATAGGGGTTTTTTTGTGAGCTCAATAATTATGAGTAAATCATTGGTAGATGGAACTCAGCCACGGTGGGAATAGTTACACCACAGCAATTGGCAGACACAACAAATTAGgctttccctgccccccctccctggATGATTGGTTTAACAACACCACTGATCCGGGTATTATGTCCTCTACAACTGAGACCTCTTGACGGTAAGATCAGTTTATTTGTATCCTCCTTTGTGACAAGTCCAGTGTTTTAGAGCAGAGTAGGAATGAACAAATTGAGGAATACATTAAACTCTGTATGCCAATCCTATACTGAACTACACTGCTTTCTGGTGGATGGGCCGGTCTCTTGATGATCTTTTCCTAGTGTCTGCAGATATCTTGTCAGAGTTTCCTAGTAGGGAGCAATAGGACATTCTCAAAGTCCTatgactaatatttaaaaatacctcttTTAGCTCTAACAGATCAGGGTGTCTTTTTTTGCTCctagcttcattcattcatttcattacttaatttccttccctccctcccttctcacttgcttttctccctctcccctttatTCTGCCAACATTTAATGCATGTCTACTGTATTATTCATGAGGAatacaaaagagtaaaaaaaaaaaaaaaacagaaaacaaaaaacctgttcTTGCATTACTGAACTCTTATAGCCCAGGGGAAGAGATAACTTAGTCAACACTCTTGTACC
This window contains:
- the SOCS2 gene encoding suppressor of cytokine signaling 2 isoform X1; this translates as MTLRCLESSGNGAEGTQSQWGTAGSAEEPSPEAARLAKALRELSQTGWYWGSMTVNEAKEKLKEAPEGTFLIRDSSHSDYLLTISVKTSAGPTNLRIEYQDGKFRLDSIICVKSKLKQFDSVVHLIDYYVQMCKDKRTGPEAPRNGTVHLYLTKPLYTSAPPLQHLCRLTINKCTGTIWGLPLPTRLKDYLEEYKFQAVRMLINNRVTKTMAGMRKLRGMENPWPAEGS
- the SOCS2 gene encoding suppressor of cytokine signaling 2 isoform X4, producing MTLRCLESSGNGAEGTQSQWGTAGSAEEPSPEAARLAKALRELSQTGWYWGSMTVNEAKEKLKEAPEGTFLIRDSSHSDYLLTISVKTSAGPTNLRIEYQDGKFRLDSIICVKSKLKQFDSVVHLIDYYVQMCKDKRTGPEAPRNGTVHLYLTKPLYTSAPPLQHLCRLTINKCTGTIWGLPLPTRLKDYLEEYKFQV
- the SOCS2 gene encoding suppressor of cytokine signaling 2 isoform X2, with translation MTLRCLESSGNGAEGTQSQWGTAGSAEEPSPEAARLAKALRELSQTGWYWGSMTVNEAKEKLKEAPEGTFLIRDSSHSDYLLTISVKTSAGPTNLRIEYQDGKFRLDSIICVKSKLKQFDSVVHLIDYYVQMCKDKRTGPEAPRNGTVHLYLTKPLYTSAPPLQHLCRLTINKCTGTIWGLPLPTRLKDYLEEYKFQGSCLLGEGPDPGGRARTPCRSTEEVEGKN
- the SOCS2 gene encoding suppressor of cytokine signaling 2 isoform X3 gives rise to the protein MTLRCLESSGNGAEGTQSQWGTAGSAEEPSPEAARLAKALRELSQTGWYWGSMTVNEAKEKLKEAPEGTFLIRDSSHSDYLLTISVKTSAGPTNLRIEYQDGKFRLDSIICVKSKLKQFDSVVHLIDYYVQMCKDKRTGPEAPRNGTVHLYLTKPLYTSAPPLQHLCRLTINKCTGTIWGLPLPTRLKDYLEEYKFQVLNK